CGGGTTGGTGAATTCAAAAGCGCCGTGGAGCCTTTTATTCGCGACAACATGAGCGAAGCCAACAAAACCCAAACCACCTCCTTCCTGAATTCGCTCAACAACCATTTCCTGGCCAATGTGGCCCAGAGCCGCGGTTTGCCGGTTGCCCAACTAAAGAAACTGGCCGACGACCTATCGATCCAAACGGCCGGTGATGCCCTGCGGGCCAAGCTGGTAACGAAGGTGGCTTACTACGACGAGGTGGAAACCGACATTCGGAAATCCCTGAAAATTGACGAGAAGAAAAAAATCGACTTCATCACGCTCGGCAAATACGAAAACGCCAAGAAGTACGTCGAAGAAGGAAACATCAAAAACCGGGTGGCCGTTATTGTGGCCGATGGCGAAATTGTATCCGGCAAAGATGATGACAACATCGCGTCCGACCGCGTGGCCGAACAAATCCGGAAGGCTCGCCTGGACGACAAAGTGAAAGCGATCGTTATCCGGGTCAACTCGCCGGGGGGCAGCGCGCTGGCGTCGGATGTGATGTGGCGCGAAGTGGTCCTGGCCAATAAGGTCAAGCCCGTGGTTGCCTCCATGTCGGATTACGCGGCCTCGGGTGGGTATTATCTGGCAATGGGCGCCCGCAAGATCGTGGCAGAACCCAACACCATCACCGGCTCGATCGGTATTTTCGGCATGGTGTTCAACACCGAAGGTTTCTTTAAAGACAAGCTCGGCGTGACCTACGACCGTGTCGTAACCAACACCCACTCCGATTTCCCGTCGTTCACCCGTGAAATGAGCGATTTTGAGAAAAACGTACTGCAACAGAGCGTGAACCGGGGCTACGAAATCTTTACGAGCAAAGCCGCTCAGGGACGCAAAATTCCGATTGATAGCCTGAAGGCGCTGGCGTCGGGTCGGGTCTGGTCGGGTGTGCAGGCCAAAGCCAATGGTCTGGTGGATGAATTGGGCGGACTCGACAAAGCCGTTCAACTGGCCGCCAAAGCCGCCAACCTGAAAGAAGGTGATTACCGGATACGGTATACGCCCGAGAAGAAAAACGCCTTTGAAGAATTGATCAAATCCTTCACCGGCGACGAAGAAGAACAACTCCAGGCCAAGCTGGGCGATCTGGCTCCCTACGTTACCTACCTGAAAATGCTGAAACGCATGGAAGGCACCCAGGCCCGTCTGCCCTTCGGACTGGATATAAAATAACGAACAGCGTAAAAACCGTCAATCAAACGAGACCTGCAGGGCGTAAAAAACCTTGCTGGTCTTTTTTTGTATCTTGCAGACAGATTGCTGGCGTTTTATGAAGATTCTCCCGGTTCAGATTGATGTTTACGCGCTCATTATCCTGCTGGGTGTGGTACAGGGGTTGTTCCTGGGAATTTTCTTTCTGACGGGCAAGCGCGGCCAGAGCATAGCAAACCGCTGCCACGGCTGGCTGACGCTGGCGTTGGCGGCCCTCAGCGGTGAAATCTTCCTGAACTACACCAACTACACCTTCCAGGCGCTATGGACGGTGGACTTCTCCGAACCGCTCAACTTCGTTATCGGTCCGCTGTTTTATTTTTACACGTTCAGCCGGATCTGGAAACGTCTGCCGCGCCGGTGGGGCTGGCACCTACTACCGTTCGCGATCTGGCTCGTCAACTCCGTGACCTGGTTTTACCAACCGCTCGAGTACAAATACAACTCCTACCTTCACTCGCAGCATCCGGAAATGCCGTACATCGATGCGGACGAATACCTGGAGGAAGATTTTACCGAGTTACGGCGGTACATCAACGAAATGACCCTGGTCAGTTGCCTCATCTACGCGGCCATCTCCCTGCTGACCATTCGGAAGGCGACCCAACGGAAGCCCGACCTTCGGTCGTCCGACCAGTTACAGTCGCTACGGTTTCTGAGCTGGATGTTTGCGCTGGTTCCGCTGCTAATCGTGATCGTAAAACCGCAGTTTCAGCGGGATGTGGGCGATTACCTGCTGGCTACCTACATCGCGACAACTATTTACGCAACGAGTTTTCTGGTTATGCGGGGTTCTGTTTTTTTTCGGGAAGACCTTCTTCCCGAAGCTCCGGCGCCGGAACCCGAGCTTCCGGCCGATTCCCGAAAAAAGTACGAGCGTTCGTCGTTGTCCGAAGAAGTTGAAGAAAGCCTGCTGAACCGATTGAACCGGCTTTTTGAAGCAGAAAAACCGTACCTTGAAAGTGACCTCTCGCTGCCCAAACTGGCCCAGCGGCTTAACACCTCGCCCCACCACCTGTCGCAATTGCTGAACGACCGGCTGGAACAGAACTTCTTTGATCTGCTGGCGACCTACCGCGTACGGGAAGCGCAGCAACTTCTGTGTGACCCGGCCACCGTCAACCTGAAAATTGACGAAATTGCCGAGCGCGTCGGCTACAATTCCACTTCGGCGTTTCACACGGCTTTCAAGCGCCTGACGGGCCAGACTCCAGCGCAATTCCGGGCCACGGCGACTTCGTCCCGTTCGGCGTGAACTTCGTGATGATCGGGAAATGGCTTTTTTAGCGCAACGGACGGCCATCTTTATTCCGTTCACAACGAAAACGCCATGCAACCCATCAGCGCCCCCATCGCCCCTTCTTCACAAAAAACTTCGGCAAACCGTCGCTACGACCTCGACTGGCTGCGCGTGTTTGCCATCCTTATTCTGCTTTTTTACCATACCGGCATGATCTACGTGAGCTGGGGTTTCCACATCCAGAGTTCGGCAACCAGCCCGTTGTTTGAGGATGTCATGCGCTGGCTGCACCGCTGGCGAATGCCGCTGCTTTTCTTTATCTCGGGTGCCGGAACGTACTACGCCCTCCGCCGACGCACCACGGGCGAATACGCGGGCGAACGGTTCAAACGGCTTTTCATCCCGTTGTTGTTTGGGATGTTTGTTATTGTGCCGCCCCAGATTTACTACGAGTGGCTGTTCCGCGGACGGTTTTCCGGGAGCTACGCCGACTTTTACCCCTACGTGTTTGGCTTCGAACCGTATCAGGATGGTGGCAAGGGGGGCGCGTTTAGTTGGCATCATCTGTGGTTTGTGCTGTACCTTTTTCTCTACTCGCTGCTGAGCATCCCCGTTTTCCGCTACCTGAAATCGCCCGGGGGCCAGCGCCTGACCGACCGGCTTGAAAGGCTCGTTGCGAAACCGGGCGGGGCCATGACTTTCGTTGGCCTGATCATTCTCAGCCAGTTCCTGCTAAGGCCGTTCTTTCCGGACGACACCCACGCGCTGGTAAACGACTGGGCTTATTTCGTCTTCAACCTGCTCCTGTTCTGGTTCGGCTACGTGCTGGTCAGTCGGCCCCAATTTGCCCAGCTTTTATCGAATCAACGGCGCATTTTTCTGTTCGGAACGCTGCTCTGCACCATTTACCTGTATGCGTCCCGGGCTTACCTGAGTCGGCATCCGGAACTGGAAGATCAGGTCCGGTGGGAAATTTTGTACCACCTCAACGTCAACTGCCTGACCTGGTTTTCGGTCCTGACTTCGGTGGCGTACGGGTATCGGTATCTGAATGTCAACCGCCCCATCCTCTCCCACCTGACCGAGGCCGCCTACCCGTTTTACATTCTGCACCAGACCGTTATTATCGTCCTCGGTTACTACGTCCTGCAATCCGGGCAGTTCGGCATTTACGACGGTTTCGGGCTGATCAGCCTTTCAACGCTGACCCTTTGCGTCCTGATTTACTGGTTCCTGATTCGTCCGTTCAAACTAACCCGGCTTCTGTTCGGCCTGAAATAATCCTAACTTATGATCAAACAGCCCCTTTTCGCCCTGGCATCCCTTCTTTGTTTCCTAGCCACGCCCGGATCGTCGCAATCCGTTTCCAGTCAGGAATGGCCCGCTTACGGCAACGATGCTGGCGGTATGCGGTATTCGCCCCTGAAACAAATCAACCCCGAAAACGTCAAGCAGCTCCGCGTCGCCTGGACCTTCCGTACGGGCGAACTGGAACACTATAAAGGAACTAATACCGACGAAAAAGCAGCTTTTGAAGCTACGCCGGTCATGGTAGATGGAATGCTCATTTTTACGACTCCCTCCACCCGGGTGTTTGCCCTGGACGCGGCCACCGGGACGAAAAAGTGGGAGTACGACCCCGACGTGTATCTCCGGCAGGACTTATCCGAAGTCACCTCGCGGGGTGTTTCCATCTGGCCCGCAGCGACCGACAAAGCCAACGCCCGTGCCCCCAAACGGGTCATTGTTCCCACGCTCGACGGTCGGCTGATCGCGCTGGATGCGGCCACGGGCAAACCGATTTCGTCGTTTGGCAAGAACGGTTCCGTCGATCTGCGGCAGGGCGTCGGCAACATCAGCGTGACTTCCCCGCCCGCCATTATCGGTAACACGATTGTCGTCGGTTCATCAATGGGCGACAACCAGCGGTTCAACTACGAACGGGGTGTTGTCCGGGCCTACGACGCCCTGACCGGCCAGATTCGCTGGAGTTGGGACCCGATTCCGCGTTCCAGAAAAGACCCGGGATTCAAAACCTGGCAGGGCGACAATGCCACGCAAACCGGAGCAGCCAACGCCTGGTCAGTGATTTCGGCAGATGCGGACCGGGATCTGGTGTTTGTACCGACCACCTCCCCCAGTCCGGATTATTACGGCGGTGAGCGGCTGGGCCAGAATCTGTACGCCAGTTCCATCGTTGCCATTCGGGCATCTACGGGCAAAGTCGTCTGGCATTTTCAGACCGTACACCACGATTTGTGGGATTACGACAATGCCGCCCAACCGCTGCTGTTTACCTTTAATAAAGATGGGAAAGACACGCCTGCCGTGGCCGTTGGCACCAAAATGGGCCATATCTTCATTCTCCACCGCGAAACCGGCGTTCCGTTGCTGCCGGTCGAGGAGCGGCCCGTTCCGGCGTCGACGGTTCCGGGCGAAGAAGCCTACCTGACCCAACCCGTTCCGGCCACGCTTCCGGCCCTGGGCCTGCATAAGCTGGAAGCCTGGGGCGCTACACCGGCCGAAAAAGCCGCGGCCCAGAAACGGATTTCGGCGCTGGAATATAACGGTATTTTCACTCCGCCTTCCCTGAAGGGTTCGATCATCACGCCGGGCAACGTGGGCGGCATCAACTGGAGCGGCATGTGCTACGACCCCGAATCCGGTTTGCTGATTACCAACGTCAACCGCCTTGCCGCCGTCATTCGGCTTCTCCCCCGCGAGGGACTGGCGGTGGCTATCAAGGACGATCAGGAGTTGCTGCGCTCCGAAACCGGTTTTCAGGCCGGAACCCCCTATGTACTGAAACGCAGCTATCTGTTTACAAAAAGTGAAGAGGGCCTGTCGATGCAAACCGCTCCGCCCTGGGGGACGCTGGCGGCCATTAATTTGAAAAAAGGTACATTGGAATGGGAAGTCCCGCTGGGCTTTATGTACAGTCCGGCTCATCATCCCGAAGCGAAAAAATGGGGTTCCATCAACTTCGGCGGGGCCATCACCACGGCGGGAGGGCTCGTGTTCATTGCCGCTTCGCTGGACGGCCATTTCCGGGCCTTCAAAACGAGCGATGGCAGTTTGCAGTGGGAAGTGCCGCTACCCGCCGGAGGGCAGGCCACCCCCATGACGTATCAGCTCAACGGGAAACAGTACGTCGTCATTGCCGCCGGAGGACACGGAAAAATCGGAACAAAATTGGGTGATTACCTGATCGCGTATGCGCTGCCCTGATCCCGTTTTAGCCCAATCGTCGGCTTCACGTTACTTTTTTAAAATCTTTTTCATCCTCACGCAACCGTTTGGCCCTCTGGTTCGTATA
This Larkinella insperata DNA region includes the following protein-coding sequences:
- the sppA gene encoding signal peptide peptidase SppA, which codes for MRQFFKYVLATIVGLMLFSFVAFLMLLAVGSVFSAASGDEIAVKENSVLKINLNSPIREIGVDNPFGGFGAFNSTGNVIGLLDLKQALANAKLDPSIKGVYLQTEYPQTGWASLEEIRNALIDFKKSKKFVVAYGEVMTEKGYYIASVADNIYLNPAGALEWNGLDAEYTFFKGTFDKLGIKPVIFRVGEFKSAVEPFIRDNMSEANKTQTTSFLNSLNNHFLANVAQSRGLPVAQLKKLADDLSIQTAGDALRAKLVTKVAYYDEVETDIRKSLKIDEKKKIDFITLGKYENAKKYVEEGNIKNRVAVIVADGEIVSGKDDDNIASDRVAEQIRKARLDDKVKAIVIRVNSPGGSALASDVMWREVVLANKVKPVVASMSDYAASGGYYLAMGARKIVAEPNTITGSIGIFGMVFNTEGFFKDKLGVTYDRVVTNTHSDFPSFTREMSDFEKNVLQQSVNRGYEIFTSKAAQGRKIPIDSLKALASGRVWSGVQAKANGLVDELGGLDKAVQLAAKAANLKEGDYRIRYTPEKKNAFEELIKSFTGDEEEQLQAKLGDLAPYVTYLKMLKRMEGTQARLPFGLDIK
- a CDS encoding helix-turn-helix domain-containing protein yields the protein MKILPVQIDVYALIILLGVVQGLFLGIFFLTGKRGQSIANRCHGWLTLALAALSGEIFLNYTNYTFQALWTVDFSEPLNFVIGPLFYFYTFSRIWKRLPRRWGWHLLPFAIWLVNSVTWFYQPLEYKYNSYLHSQHPEMPYIDADEYLEEDFTELRRYINEMTLVSCLIYAAISLLTIRKATQRKPDLRSSDQLQSLRFLSWMFALVPLLIVIVKPQFQRDVGDYLLATYIATTIYATSFLVMRGSVFFREDLLPEAPAPEPELPADSRKKYERSSLSEEVEESLLNRLNRLFEAEKPYLESDLSLPKLAQRLNTSPHHLSQLLNDRLEQNFFDLLATYRVREAQQLLCDPATVNLKIDEIAERVGYNSTSAFHTAFKRLTGQTPAQFRATATSSRSA
- a CDS encoding acyltransferase family protein gives rise to the protein MQPISAPIAPSSQKTSANRRYDLDWLRVFAILILLFYHTGMIYVSWGFHIQSSATSPLFEDVMRWLHRWRMPLLFFISGAGTYYALRRRTTGEYAGERFKRLFIPLLFGMFVIVPPQIYYEWLFRGRFSGSYADFYPYVFGFEPYQDGGKGGAFSWHHLWFVLYLFLYSLLSIPVFRYLKSPGGQRLTDRLERLVAKPGGAMTFVGLIILSQFLLRPFFPDDTHALVNDWAYFVFNLLLFWFGYVLVSRPQFAQLLSNQRRIFLFGTLLCTIYLYASRAYLSRHPELEDQVRWEILYHLNVNCLTWFSVLTSVAYGYRYLNVNRPILSHLTEAAYPFYILHQTVIIVLGYYVLQSGQFGIYDGFGLISLSTLTLCVLIYWFLIRPFKLTRLLFGLK
- a CDS encoding pyrroloquinoline quinone-dependent dehydrogenase; the encoded protein is MIKQPLFALASLLCFLATPGSSQSVSSQEWPAYGNDAGGMRYSPLKQINPENVKQLRVAWTFRTGELEHYKGTNTDEKAAFEATPVMVDGMLIFTTPSTRVFALDAATGTKKWEYDPDVYLRQDLSEVTSRGVSIWPAATDKANARAPKRVIVPTLDGRLIALDAATGKPISSFGKNGSVDLRQGVGNISVTSPPAIIGNTIVVGSSMGDNQRFNYERGVVRAYDALTGQIRWSWDPIPRSRKDPGFKTWQGDNATQTGAANAWSVISADADRDLVFVPTTSPSPDYYGGERLGQNLYASSIVAIRASTGKVVWHFQTVHHDLWDYDNAAQPLLFTFNKDGKDTPAVAVGTKMGHIFILHRETGVPLLPVEERPVPASTVPGEEAYLTQPVPATLPALGLHKLEAWGATPAEKAAAQKRISALEYNGIFTPPSLKGSIITPGNVGGINWSGMCYDPESGLLITNVNRLAAVIRLLPREGLAVAIKDDQELLRSETGFQAGTPYVLKRSYLFTKSEEGLSMQTAPPWGTLAAINLKKGTLEWEVPLGFMYSPAHHPEAKKWGSINFGGAITTAGGLVFIAASLDGHFRAFKTSDGSLQWEVPLPAGGQATPMTYQLNGKQYVVIAAGGHGKIGTKLGDYLIAYALP